CCTGTACAGCCAGCCCCTTTTTTTACTATTTGCAGCCATGTCACCTTTATTTCTCTTCTACTTCTTCCTGCAGCGCAGCCAATTCCTTATCAGACATTCCTGTAATATTTTTTACCGACAAATAATCCATTCCCTGCTTCAATAAATTACGAGCAACTATTTTTCCATAACGCATAATTACTTTGGCTGCGTCACGGTTAGCAAGTGCTGCATTTTATTCTGCTTCCATTCTTTTCTCTTTTTCTTCCACGAGTTCTAATTTTTGCTGTTCATATTGTTTTTTTATCTGCTGATACTTCTGTTCTAACTGTTCCGTTCTTTCCTGAACAACTTTTCTTTTTTCTTCGGTTATTTCGATCTCTTTTAAAAATTGCTGTTCTATTATCTGCTTCTGTCTATCTTTATAAATCAGTTGATTTTCATCTATACAGCTGATATCGCTCCATGCTTTCATAGCCGCTGCCATATGCTTATCTGTTGCTGCTATTTTTTCTAATGCTTGATACATATTCAGATGAAAATAATGCTTTGTGCTGTCAACGACCGCCAGTAATAGTAACCATCCAGTTAAAGCGTCTTCTTTCCAGTTCAAGCTGCCTTCATTCCAACGGTGGATCAATTTCGGAACTTCAATAAAATGGCTTTCCTGCAAATTAGTTAGCATCATCGGTTCTTCTTTGTCCGTTAACCGAAATATAGAATGATATTTATCACTTTCATGAAATATCTCAAAATGCATGATGCTGATTGTAATAACTCCATCATATTCACCGAACGCAGAACTTGTTGCAAATTGCCGGCGGTATACATCAGACCAGAAATAGAAGGACTGATTTTCAGGAGCATCCTGATCCGGAAAAAGTATTTCTACATAAATGGATTCTTTATTTTCTGTTTCTACAACCAAGCTCAAATGAGGCAGTTCACTTCCTGTCATCTTTTCTTCTTGAAATGTCATATCTTTAATTGGCGCTCGTTTGGATTGTATAAAAAATGCGTTCAAGAAGGCGATTGTTATCTTCTTATATCTTTCATCCCCGAATAATTTTTTAAAGGCAACATCAATTTTTAAATCCATCAGCTGATGAAATTCTTTTTTTGGAATGGAATTTCGATACACTTCTCCATTTTCGCCAATTCGAGAAGGGAATTCCTTTATTTTCCAAGAGTGAATCATGGAAACACATCCTTTTGTTTAGTCGAGGACTTACTATGATGAAGGTCTAAATACAGTTAACCAAACGTACGTTCCTTTGTCAATGAATAAATAAAAAAATCTGCAAAAGGACTTTTTTAGCCTCCTACAGATTCTCTTTCTTCCGTTTTTTTATATACCAAATGCAGAAAAACAAAATTCCAACCATAATAAAAACATAGACAAAATTTGAATAAACATCCATAAACGCTGCAACACGATACCAATTATTCCCCAGAACTGCACCGACACCAATAAGAATGCTATTCCAAATAATAGAACCGACAGCTGTTAACAAAATAAATATACCAAAATTCATTCTTGCCATCCCAGCGGGGATAGAGATTAAACTTCTTAAAAGCGGAACCATTCTGCAAAAGAAAACGGTCCAATAGCCATATTTTTCAAACCATGCATCCGCCTTATAAATATCGGCTCTTTTTAAACGCAGTACTTTACCGTATCGATCAATCATTTTCTCAAGCCAAGCGATATCCAGTAACATCCCTGCACAGTACAAAAGCATGGCTCCAATAAGCGCTCCCAGTGTAGATGCAGCTAATACCCCCAAATAGGTTAAGACGCTGTAAGTGGTCATAAATCCTCCAAAAGGAAGAATAATCTCAGATGGTATCGGCGGAAATAAGTTCTCCAATGTCATCATTAGGAAAATACCCAGATAACCAAATTGCTCCATCATGGTTGTAACCCATTGTCCCATAATATCCTCCATTTACGCTTGTCCTATTTAATTAGAATATATTCTTTCATGCTGCAGTCTATGATTTTCTTTTAAAAAATAAATTTCCTATTTCCATCCATATGTTTTCTACTTTGTTTGATTCATTATTTCTGCTAATTGGCGATAAGAAAATGCTCTTGCTTCATAGGTAGGCGCCATTGTAAGAACCATGATTTCATCACATTGATAGGCTTCTTGCAGTGCCGTAAGTTTTTCTTGAACAAGAGCTTTATCCCCAATGATTTGTTTATCTGCAATTTTCGATTGCTCTTCCGGATCTGCCTGTGGAGAAGGGTCCTGCTCTTCCCTTTTGCGTTTTGCTTCTTCTGCCAATTCCAGCGCTTCCTGTTCAGTTGCAGCGCAAAGAACAGATACAGCAACGATAGTGGGCAGATTCTCCGTTTGTCTTTTATAACTGGCTACAATTTCCGGACCATTATCAGCACCCATAAAATGCCCAAAAACATAAGGTAATTTCTTTGTTGCCGCAAGTTTTGCACTACGCTCGCTGGTTCCCAGAAGCCAAGGTTCAGGCTGAACAGGCGGTACTGGTGCAGCTGTCACCCGTGAATAAAGATGTTCCGGCGAAAAATCATCTTGAAGAAAATGAAGTAATTCGTCCATATACGCAGGCATTTCTTTCACCTTTTCTAAAAAGTTCCCTGCAAGTGCAATCGAAGCTTCTGCTGAACCGCCCGGTGCTCTGCCAAGTCCTAAGTCTACCCGTCCTGGATATAGAGTAGCAAGCATCCGGTAACGTTCCGCAATATTATAGGGACGATAATTAGGTAATAGCACCGCACCCGAACCAATTCGAATATTTTCGGTTTTGCTGCCAATAATCCCCAGTAATATATCCGGTGCAGGACTGGCTAATCCTTGCATCCCATGATGCTCCGCGACCCAATAACGTTCATATCCGGACTGGTCCGCCAAGACTGCTAATTCCATACTGGCCTCCAGCGCCTGCTTTGCATCGGCATCTGCAAATAATGGAGATTGGTCTAAAATACTTAATTTCATTCTTCTTGCTCCCCTTTCCATTTTAATTGATCAACCAGCTTTTCTGCTGCTCGTCGGTAAAAATTACTCATCCCTGTCAAGCTCGTAATGAGTAATACTTGTTGTAAGTATGTATCATTGACAATATCTTTATCTAATTCCGTCTCGAATATTTTTTCCTGCTCCGCTATATATTCTTCAAAACCAGCCACATTTTTATCCATTAAATACATATAATTAGCGTAAAATTTCTCCAAATCAAAATCTTCATCCGCTATACGCTGATTAGCCTTTGCGAATGTTTTCCCGATATCTTTAATCGATAAAACACTTTTCATTTGATAAATCATACTGATTAGAAAAAGATGATCTTTCGAGTACTTTTTATTTTCTATTGGGAAAAATAATTTAGCTTTTGCATAATTATTTATCATCGTTTTCGTTAATACCTTATCTTCCTCATAACGTTTGGAAGAAGCATATTTGTTTTCAAACAGTTGAATGACCTGGTCCATATATAAATCTAAGTCAGGTATTTCTTCTGGTTTTAATTGGTTTTCTAAATGAAGACCTTCTAATTGTTTTTTTATATCCATAACATGTCTTTCCTTTCTTCTTTAATAGGATTATTTGTTAATAAAAGAAGCGGGAATGGAATCAATTAACATATCTACGTATCATTATAGACATAATCATACAAAATTCAAATGTTGACTACTTCATGAAATAGGTATATATTTATTACATAGTATTGAAAACTACATAACAGATCGGAGAGGTTAATAGTTGCATAAATTTATACGTGAACCAATGAATGCTTTTACTCACTTTATCGGAATTGTTTTATCTATTGCTGGATTAATATTACTTGTTGTCAAAGCAGCCCGGGTTGGTGTACCTTTAGATGTTGGTGCTGTGGCTGCATTTGGCATTAGTTTAATTTTGTTATATACCGCTTCAACAGTTTACCATTCTGTCATCGCAG
The nucleotide sequence above comes from Oceanobacillus timonensis. Encoded proteins:
- a CDS encoding MsnO8 family LLM class oxidoreductase, whose translation is MKLSILDQSPLFADADAKQALEASMELAVLADQSGYERYWVAEHHGMQGLASPAPDILLGIIGSKTENIRIGSGAVLLPNYRPYNIAERYRMLATLYPGRVDLGLGRAPGGSAEASIALAGNFLEKVKEMPAYMDELLHFLQDDFSPEHLYSRVTAAPVPPVQPEPWLLGTSERSAKLAATKKLPYVFGHFMGADNGPEIVASYKRQTENLPTIVAVSVLCAATEQEALELAEEAKRKREEQDPSPQADPEEQSKIADKQIIGDKALVQEKLTALQEAYQCDEIMVLTMAPTYEARAFSYRQLAEIMNQTK
- a CDS encoding DUF1836 domain-containing protein, with the translated sequence MDIKKQLEGLHLENQLKPEEIPDLDLYMDQVIQLFENKYASSKRYEEDKVLTKTMINNYAKAKLFFPIENKKYSKDHLFLISMIYQMKSVLSIKDIGKTFAKANQRIADEDFDLEKFYANYMYLMDKNVAGFEEYIAEQEKIFETELDKDIVNDTYLQQVLLITSLTGMSNFYRRAAEKLVDQLKWKGEQEE
- a CDS encoding Rpn family recombination-promoting nuclease/putative transposase, which encodes MIHSWKIKEFPSRIGENGEVYRNSIPKKEFHQLMDLKIDVAFKKLFGDERYKKITIAFLNAFFIQSKRAPIKDMTFQEEKMTGSELPHLSLVVETENKESIYVEILFPDQDAPENQSFYFWSDVYRRQFATSSAFGEYDGVITISIMHFEIFHESDKYHSIFRLTDKEEPMMLTNLQESHFIEVPKLIHRWNEGSLNWKEDALTGWLLLLAVVDSTKHYFHLNMYQALEKIAATDKHMAAAMKAWSDISCIDENQLIYKDRQKQIIEQQFLKEIEITEEKRKVVQERTEQLEQKYQQIKKQYEQQKLELVEEKEKRMEAE
- a CDS encoding DedA family protein, yielding MGQWVTTMMEQFGYLGIFLMMTLENLFPPIPSEIILPFGGFMTTYSVLTYLGVLAASTLGALIGAMLLYCAGMLLDIAWLEKMIDRYGKVLRLKRADIYKADAWFEKYGYWTVFFCRMVPLLRSLISIPAGMARMNFGIFILLTAVGSIIWNSILIGVGAVLGNNWYRVAAFMDVYSNFVYVFIMVGILFFCIWYIKKRKKENL